One segment of Schistocerca cancellata isolate TAMUIC-IGC-003103 chromosome 2, iqSchCanc2.1, whole genome shotgun sequence DNA contains the following:
- the LOC126152201 gene encoding uncharacterized protein LOC126152201 yields MKVCCEKNANPGVPLATSVVMSLMIGLLNEGSILYTDNFYTSVHLAHKLLEQSTHLDSTLRPNRKLNPQYVVQAKPKKGNTKQRKEPRCSKEAEVQTRKGTKKKPAMIIDYNQSTSFIDLSDQMKLYSHCLKQGVKWYRNLAIELLTGSALVNAHVIYQYINNKISITEFKEEVTLRLLHTDDANEPETPLT; encoded by the exons ATGAAAGTTTGCTGTGAGAAGAATGCAAATCCTGGTGTTCCTCTTGCCACTTCTGTTGTTATGAGCCTTATGATTGGATTACTAAATGAGGGCAGCATCTTATATACAGACAATTTTTACACAAGTGTTCATCTTGCACACAAGCTTCTTGAACAATCAACACATTTAGATAGTACTCTAAGACCAAACAGAAAACTGAATCCTCAATATGTTGTACAGGCAAAACCGAAGAAGGGGAACACAAAGCAAAGGAAAGAACCAAGGTGTAGTA aagaagcagaagttcAAACCAGGAAGGGCACAAAGAAAAAACCAGCAATGATAATCGACTATAATCAGTCAACGTCTTTTATAGATCTTTCTGACCAAATGAAGTTGTACTCACATTGTCTAAAGCAGGGTGTAAAATGGTACAGGAACCTTGCAATTGAATTGTTGACAGGGTCAGCACTGGTAAATGCTCATGTGATTTACCAATACATCAACAACAAGATCTCAATTACAGAATTCAAAGAGGAAGTGACTTTGAGACTACTCCATACAGATGATGCCAATGAGCCTGAGACACCTCTCACCTAA